One region of Polynucleobacter sp. MWH-Aus1W21 genomic DNA includes:
- the moaD gene encoding molybdopterin converting factor subunit 1, protein MKLELRFFASLREALGISQETITVPATVKTIAELRVYLIERGSPWSEVLAEGKVLRCALNQQMVDPVTPLQDGAEVAFFPPVTGG, encoded by the coding sequence ATGAAACTTGAATTACGATTCTTCGCCTCATTGCGTGAGGCGCTTGGCATCTCGCAAGAGACTATTACTGTTCCGGCAACAGTTAAGACGATAGCTGAACTCAGGGTATATCTCATTGAGCGCGGTAGCCCTTGGTCTGAGGTTTTGGCCGAAGGCAAGGTATTGCGCTGCGCTCTTAACCAACAGATGGTCGATCCTGTTACCCCATTACAAGATGGTGCTGAAGTAGCATTTTTCCCGCCTGTAACTGGGGGCTAG
- the moaE gene encoding molybdopterin synthase catalytic subunit MoaE has product MSKSSIRIQENDFDLSAEIAALRKGDPRVGAVVSFLGTVRDMNDGSQVKGMTLEHYPGMTEKALQEILDQANARWDIYQTLVIHRVGPLLPEDQIVLVAVSSAHRGEAFAACEFIMDYLKTAAPFWKKEDTSEGARWVDARVTDEAAMARWNKS; this is encoded by the coding sequence ATGTCCAAATCATCTATTCGTATCCAGGAAAATGACTTTGACCTTAGTGCTGAAATAGCGGCGTTACGTAAAGGTGATCCAAGGGTTGGTGCAGTAGTGTCCTTCTTGGGTACCGTTCGCGATATGAATGACGGTAGTCAAGTAAAAGGTATGACGCTTGAGCACTATCCTGGGATGACTGAAAAGGCATTGCAAGAAATTTTGGATCAAGCCAATGCGCGTTGGGATATCTATCAAACTCTAGTGATTCATCGAGTGGGCCCGCTTTTACCCGAGGATCAAATTGTATTGGTGGCTGTATCGAGTGCACACAGAGGAGAGGCCTTTGCCGCCTGTGAGTTCATTATGGATTACCTGAAAACAGCAGCTCCATTTTGGAAAAAAGAAGACACTTCTGAAGGGGCTCGGTGGGTAGATGCCCGTGTAACTGACGAGGCTGCAATGGCCCGCTGGAATAAATCCTAA
- the glp gene encoding gephyrin-like molybdotransferase Glp — protein MTKPPMLTAQQALDHLLSHAKPVEECERVAMQATLGRVLAEGVNSLVDVPPLDNTSMDGYAVRTADTQTAGSVLKIAQRIPAGSVGKTLEPGTAARIFTGAPVPPEADAVVMQEDCTIPEDSTDQVQVNITPNSGQWIRRRGEDLTEGKTCLTAGTFLRPQELGVAASAGLTHLNVKRRVRVAAFFTGDELALPGEPLKPGGIYNSNRDTLLACLKSLGCDAMDLGIVPDRLDATREALRKASKDHDLIITSGGVSVGEEDHIKPAVTAEGRLDLWQIAIKPGKPLAFGAVRKSSEPKDGEAWFIGLPGNPVSSFVTFLLFVRPFILKLQGRDVKSPQSYLMRADFDWLKADRRNEFLRVKMNDQGGLDLFPNQSSGVLTSASWGDGLVDCPPNQPIKAGDLVKYIPFDALLK, from the coding sequence ATGACTAAGCCTCCGATGTTGACTGCTCAGCAGGCTTTAGATCACTTGCTCTCCCATGCAAAGCCTGTAGAGGAGTGTGAGAGAGTTGCTATGCAAGCGACCCTGGGTCGCGTACTTGCTGAGGGTGTTAATAGTTTGGTAGATGTTCCGCCACTGGATAACACCTCAATGGATGGTTATGCAGTGCGTACGGCAGATACTCAAACGGCTGGCAGTGTTCTCAAAATCGCTCAGCGTATTCCGGCTGGATCTGTTGGCAAAACACTAGAGCCCGGTACTGCCGCCAGAATTTTTACTGGCGCCCCAGTGCCCCCCGAGGCAGATGCGGTAGTCATGCAAGAGGATTGCACCATTCCCGAGGACTCTACTGATCAAGTGCAGGTCAATATTACGCCTAACTCAGGTCAGTGGATTCGTCGCAGAGGTGAAGATCTCACTGAGGGCAAAACTTGTTTGACAGCGGGTACATTCTTGCGTCCACAAGAGCTAGGGGTGGCTGCTTCTGCTGGCTTAACGCATCTCAATGTAAAACGCAGGGTAAGGGTCGCAGCGTTCTTTACTGGTGATGAGCTTGCGCTCCCAGGCGAGCCTTTAAAGCCCGGTGGTATCTATAACTCAAATCGCGATACTTTATTAGCTTGTCTGAAGTCGCTAGGTTGCGATGCAATGGATTTAGGCATTGTTCCTGATCGTCTAGATGCCACTCGTGAAGCACTGCGTAAGGCAAGTAAAGATCATGACTTGATCATCACCTCTGGTGGTGTATCAGTTGGTGAAGAAGATCACATCAAGCCAGCCGTAACGGCTGAAGGTAGATTGGACTTATGGCAAATTGCCATTAAGCCTGGCAAGCCATTGGCGTTTGGTGCGGTACGTAAATCAAGCGAGCCTAAAGACGGTGAAGCCTGGTTTATTGGATTACCTGGCAATCCAGTTTCTAGCTTTGTAACCTTCTTATTATTTGTTCGCCCCTTTATTTTGAAGTTGCAAGGGCGTGATGTGAAGAGCCCGCAATCGTATTTAATGCGTGCGGATTTTGATTGGCTAAAAGCCGATCGTCGCAATGAGTTCTTGCGGGTTAAGATGAATGATCAAGGCGGCCTAGATTTATTTCCGAATCAAAGTTCAGGCGTCCTTACTAGCGCATCTTGGGGTGATGGTCTAGTTGATTGCCCGCCAAACCAACCAATCAAAGCGGGTGATTTAGTGAAATACATTCCCTTTGATGCACTTCTCAAATAA